Proteins encoded within one genomic window of Pigmentiphaga sp. H8:
- a CDS encoding MFS transporter — translation MTSPPSLKATRKEWIGLAVIALPCMVYAMDLTVLNLALPAISAQLNPSSSQLLWIIDIYGFLVAGLLITMGTLGDRIGRRKLLLIGAAAFGVASAIAAFSDSAGMLIAMRALLGIAGATLAPSTMSLIRNMFHDEHERQFAIGVWIASFSLGSAIGPLVGGVLLQFFWWGSVFLVAVPVMLLLLALGPVLLPEYRDPDAGRIDPPSVAQSLFAVLAMIYGLKQIAQHGASWTAGAIIVAGFAVGVAFVRRQRRLPYPLLDLDLFMRPAFSAAIAAYALSCLAMFGVYIFITQYLQLVLGLDPLRAGLVTVPWALGFVAGSLLAPRLARRVPPLSIFVGGLLAATAGFLLVLLADRPYGLEAIMAGLIVMSLGMAPVFTIGNEMIITSAPPQRAGSASAISETSAEFSGALGIAIFGSLGTMIYRAGLSAGMPDGIPAQVAETASSTLGAAVAVAPALPTPQADAMLAVARAAFVDALQLSAAVGAVLTLCAAVAAACILRGGSARAEALRDDAA, via the coding sequence ATGACATCCCCCCCGTCTCTCAAAGCCACCCGCAAGGAATGGATAGGACTGGCCGTCATCGCGCTGCCCTGCATGGTCTACGCGATGGACCTGACCGTGCTCAACCTGGCCCTGCCCGCCATCAGCGCGCAGTTGAATCCCTCCAGTTCGCAGCTCTTGTGGATCATCGACATCTACGGATTCCTGGTCGCGGGCCTGCTTATCACCATGGGCACCCTGGGCGACCGCATCGGGCGGCGCAAGCTGCTGCTGATCGGTGCCGCGGCGTTTGGCGTCGCTTCGGCCATCGCGGCCTTCTCCGACAGCGCGGGCATGCTGATCGCCATGCGGGCCCTGCTGGGCATCGCGGGCGCCACCCTGGCGCCATCGACCATGTCCCTGATCCGCAACATGTTCCACGATGAGCACGAGCGCCAGTTCGCGATCGGCGTCTGGATCGCCAGCTTCTCGCTCGGCAGCGCCATCGGGCCGCTGGTGGGCGGGGTGCTGCTGCAGTTCTTCTGGTGGGGATCGGTCTTCCTGGTCGCGGTGCCGGTGATGCTGCTCCTGCTGGCGCTCGGCCCGGTGCTGCTGCCGGAATACCGCGATCCGGACGCGGGCCGCATCGACCCGCCCAGCGTGGCGCAGTCCCTGTTCGCCGTGCTGGCCATGATCTACGGCCTCAAGCAGATCGCCCAGCACGGGGCGTCATGGACCGCCGGCGCCATCATCGTGGCGGGGTTCGCGGTGGGCGTGGCCTTCGTGCGGCGGCAGCGGCGCCTGCCCTATCCGCTGCTGGACCTGGACCTGTTCATGCGGCCGGCCTTCAGCGCGGCCATCGCCGCCTACGCGCTGTCCTGCCTCGCCATGTTCGGCGTCTACATCTTCATCACGCAATACCTGCAACTGGTGCTGGGCCTTGATCCGCTGCGGGCGGGCCTGGTCACCGTGCCGTGGGCGCTGGGCTTCGTCGCGGGCTCGCTGCTCGCCCCGCGCCTGGCCCGGCGCGTGCCGCCGCTGTCCATCTTCGTGGGCGGCCTGCTCGCGGCCACCGCCGGCTTCCTGTTGGTGCTGCTGGCCGACCGCCCCTACGGACTCGAGGCCATCATGGCGGGCCTGATCGTGATGAGCCTGGGCATGGCGCCGGTGTTCACCATCGGCAACGAAATGATCATCACCTCGGCGCCCCCGCAGCGGGCCGGTTCGGCTTCCGCCATTTCCGAAACCAGCGCCGAATTCAGCGGCGCGCTCGGCATCGCGATATTCGGCAGCCTGGGCACGATGATCTACCGCGCCGGCCTGTCCGCGGGCATGCCGGACGGCATCCCCGCGCAGGTGGCCGAGACCGCCTCGTCAACGCTGGGCGCGGCGGTGGCGGTGGCGCCTGCCCTGCCCACGCCGCAAGCCGACGCCATGCTGGCGGTGGCGCGCGCGGCGTTCGTCGATGCGCTGCAGTTGTCGGC